Proteins from a single region of Carassius gibelio isolate Cgi1373 ecotype wild population from Czech Republic chromosome B15, carGib1.2-hapl.c, whole genome shotgun sequence:
- the LOC127972093 gene encoding trichohyalin isoform X3, giving the protein MATAGLRIGDQLVLEEDYDENYIPSEQEIHEYAVEIGIDPEREPELLWLAREGMVAPLPTEWKPCQDVSGEVYYFNFSTGQSTWDHPCDEHYRQLVEQERERNQHATAPSALKRDKDKKKKKKDKKDKKKDKRKELEEVRAPGVLAPLARLRALSDAPVAPLRGSGLQPLSLGAVSSSAAVRSAEEDEEISEEERPRDSAGLLQNLHLDLDALGAGLQYEDSEVSVTVPPEERTEPELQDLALSRDHSPEAPSEDSFGHHLHSTVASRPLTPDAAVSSGREEDEQMSEGAQEEKQSDEEENGQIRDEETENREREEDDEQMERFNSPEEKEERTEEDKRKGNIDENRQMRDEEMQNTESEEIEEQISNPEEEEKNVMEERTEGGDQTEKRDDGNMEEEMTETHKWSINGEAEAIRSVSSEEERQESEAEEDKHEEEQRETEGLVSEAQSNSSRLQVTRVKAGKFVPQWNPVSSEESEDSEAAALLSSTDNVKDRKEAEGEADVDRCVDVSDSADRHLSSDEEEKMTQEEREEEEKRKCDEEEKRPEETEEEEKRKREEEERKRLEYADRQMEEERSRRMEEERSRLMEEERSRQMEEERRSRLMEEERSRLMEEERRSRLMEEERSRLMEEERSRLMEEERSRQMEEERSRLMEEERRSRKMEEERSRLMEEERSRLMEEERRSRLMEEERSRLMEEERSRLMEEERSRLMEEERSRQMEEERSRLMEEERSRQMEEERSRLMEEERSRQMEEERSRLMEEERRSRKMEEERSRLMEEERSRLMEEERSRQMEEERSRLMEEERSRLMEEERSRLMEEERSRQMEEERSRLMEEERSRLMEETQRSRLMEEERSRLMEEERSRQMEEERSRLTEEERSRQMEEERSRLMEEERSRKMEEERSRLMEETQRSRKMEEERSRLMEEERSRLMEEERSRQMEEERSRLMEEERSRLMEEERSRLMEEERSRLMEEERSRLIEEERSRLMEEERSRLMEEERSRLMEEERSRLIEEERSRLMEEERSRLMEEERSRLMEEERSRLMEEERSRLMEEERSRLMEEERSRLMEEERSRLMEEERSRLMEEERSRLIEEERSRLMEEERSRLMEEERSRLMEEERSRLMEEERSRLMEEERSRLMEEERSRLMEEERSRLMEETQRRLQLLRDALMKDEEDEERRMKEESAELLRVLKEQMIKQRRDEEERLNNDMHTQLQQLRLENEVKLQELRSELEAEQERVETQRRQDLKHLREESEEELQAERRRLQEKKEEQLTSIRLQLTDVLQEVREEVERDHRRKLEQLKEEHQQELQNLRETLLEQESRERERLLDSLQKERDAVISKHTTQLHKLQHTLDTQLQETRRTHSQKESELQEWKEKLEKQTKELHTQETELQSKASDLRKRRQQLCEEEEDLQRGLQSLPLLLKERDQLCEDLRRERQERERQREESCRMMEERQQLEDRVTLLQDPHHLTHTHTHTHTLLQERCEQLTSRVSELEQSSRAERHQQQDEQKKSKRKTENGLRLEDLETPLLRSDASDTSVDDVRQYMWNESVSLSRARQFLERQSAHMFDRQAALRAAHNSLKDPTPGSSTQQQLYHNLQQEVRDLAELRETLLKGQTLLKEKEEKLNHLETSLTEEVSCDDAERSADRKVTFDVTESEMSSVYSPEGTVPVKVQQLADSLQLISGQLNSVLGALGSVTHKQTPPPLTTPLLPRPSWAWPTTPSPSLANGLSHRATDSLQTRWSGLSSETSRAHMTYSGYTPPSLSSLRPSEVEGQRLQGLIEGNKRWLEAQRKNRNIPLFPSLRSASSGGGLVQLSLDDNNQIKVHHY; this is encoded by the exons ATGGCGACCGCGGGACTGCGCATCGGAGATCAGCTGGTGCTGGAGGAAGACTATGATGAGAACTACATCCCTTCAGAGCAAG agatccATGAGTACGCGGTGGAGATCGGCATCGACCCGGAGCGAGAGCCTGAGCTGCTGTGGTTGGCCAGAGAGGGGATGGTGGCACCTCTGCCGACCGAGTGGAAACcatg tcaGGACGTCAGCGGTGAGGTGTACTACTTTAACTTCTCCACCGGTCAGTCCACCTGGGATCATCCGTGTGATGAACACTACAGACAGCTGGTGGAGCAGGAGCGCGAGCGCAACCAACACGCCACAGCCCCCAGCGCCCTGAAGAGAGACAaggacaagaagaagaagaagaaggacaaGAAAGACAAGAAGAAGGACAAGAggaaagagctggaggaagtcAGAGCTCCAGGG gtgcTGGCTCCTCTCGCTCGTCTCCGTGCTCTGTCTGACGCTCCTGTCGCTCCTCTCAGAGGATCTGGACTCCAGCCGCTCTCTCTCGGG GCTGTGTCTAGTTCTGCTGCTGTCAGGAGCGCTGAGGAAGACGAGGAGATCTCTGAGGAAGAG aggccGCGGGACTCAGCCGGACTCCTGCAGAACCTTCATCTGGATCTGGACGCTCTGGGAGCAGGTCTACAGTacgag gacaGTGAGGTCAGTGTGACGGTTCCTCCTGAAGAAAGAACAGAACCTGAACTACAGGATTTGGCCCTGTCCAGAGATCACAGTCCAGAAGCTCCTTCAGAG GACTCGTTTGGACATCACCTCCATTCCACAGTAGCGTCACGACCTCTGACCCCAGATGCTGCGGTGTCCAGCGGCCGAGAGGAAGACGAACAGATGAGCGAAGGAGCGCAGGAGGAGAAACAGTCAGATGAAGAGGAGAACGGACAGATCAGAGATGAAGAGACAGAgaacagagagagggaggaggaTGATGAACAGATGGAGAGATTCAACAGTCCtgaagagaaggaggagagaaCAGAAGAAGATAAAAGGAAAGGAAACATAGATGAGAACAGACAGATGAGAGATGAAGAGATGCAGAACACAGAGAGCGAGGAGATTGAGGAACAGATCAGCAATcctgaggaggaggagaagaacgTGATGGAGGAGAGAACAGAAGGAGGAGATCAGACGGAGAAGAGAGATGATGGAAACATGGAAGAAGAGATGACTGAAACACACAAATGGTCCATAAATGGAGAAGCAGAGGCCATCAGAAGTGTTTCCTCTGAGGAAGAGCGTCAGGAGAGTGAGGCAGAGGAGGATAAACATGAGGAAGAGCAGAGAGAGACTGAAGGACTCGTCTCCGAGGCTCAGAGTAACAGCTCTCGCCTTCAAGTCACTCGTGTTAAAGCAGGGAAGTTTGTGCCTCAGTGGAATCCAGTGTCTAGTGAG GAGTCTGAGGACAGTGAAGCAGCAGCGTTGCTCTCATCCACtgataatgtgaag gacaGGAAGGAAGCCGAGGGCGAGGCAGATGTGGACAGATGTGTGGATGTCTCTGACTCTGCAGACAg GCATTTGTCTAGTGATGAAGAAGAGAAGATGACACAAGAAGAgagggaggaagaggagaagagaaagTGTGATGAAGAAGAGAAAAGACCAGAAGAgacagaggaagaggagaagagaaagcgcgaggaagaggagaggaagagactGGAGTATGCAGATAGacagatggaggaggagaggagcagacggatggaggaggagaggagcagactgatggaggaggagaggagcagacagatggaggaggagaggaggagcagactgatggaggaagagaggagcagactgatggaggaggagaggaggagcagactgatggaggaagagaggagcagactgatggaggaagagaggagcagactgatggaggaggagaggagcagacagatggaggaagagaggagcagactgatggaggaagagaggaggagcagaaagatggaggaggagaggagcagactgatggaggaagagaggagcagactgatggaggaggagaggaggagcagactgatggaggaagagaggagcagactgatggaggaagagaggagcagactgatggaggaggagaggagcagactgatggaggaggagaggagcagacagatggaggaggagaggagcagactgatggaggaagagaggagcagacagatggaggaagagaggagcagactgatggaggaggagaggagcagacagatggaggaagagaggagcagactgatggaggaagagaggaggagcagaaagatggaggaggagaggagcagactgatggaggaagagaggagcagactgatggaggaggagaggagcagacagatggaggaagagaggagcagactgatggaggaggagaggagcagactgatggaggaagagaggagcagactgatggaggaggagaggagcagacagatggaggaagagaggagcagactgatggaggaagagaggagcagaCTGATGGAGGAGACGCAGAGGAGCAgactgatggaggaggagaggagcagactgatggaggaagagaggagcagacagatggaggaagagaggagcagactgacggaggaggagaggagcagacagatggaggaagagaggagcagactgatggaggaggagaggagcagaaagatggaggaggagaggagcagaCTGATGGAGGAGACGCAGAGGAGCAGaaagatggaggaggagaggagcagactgatggaggaagagaggagcagactgatggaggaggagaggagcagacagatggaggaagagaggagcagactgatggaggaagagaggagcagactgatggaggaagagaggagcagactgatggaggaggagaggagcagactgatggaggaagagaggagcagactgattgaggaagagaggagcagactgatggaggaggagaggagcagactgatggaggaggagaggagcagactgatggaggaggagaggagcagactgattgaggaagagaggagcagactgatggaggaggagaggagcagactgatggaggaggagaggagcagactgatggaggaggagaggagcagactgatggaggaggagaggagcagactgatggaggaagagaggagcagactgatggaggaggagaggagcagactgatggaggaggagaggagcagactgatggaggaggagaggagcagactgatggaggaagagaggagcagactgattgaggaagagaggagcagactgatggaggaggagaggagcagactgatggaggaggagaggagcagactgatggaggaagagaggagcagactgatggaggaggagaggagcagactgatggaggaggagaggagcagactgatggaggaggagaggagcagactgatggaggaggagaggagcagaCTGATGGAGGAGACGCAGAGGAGACTGCAGCTGCTCAGAGACGCTCTGATGAAGGACGAGGAGGACGAGGAGCGCCGGATGAAGGAGGAGAGCGCAGAGCTGCTCAG agtccTGAAGGAGCAGATGATCAAACAGAGACGAGACGAGGAGGAGCGACTGAACAACGACATGCACACACAGCTACAGCagctcag GCTTGAGAATGAGGTGAAGCTGCAGGAGCTGCGCTCAGAGCTGGAGGCGGAGCAAGAGAGGGTGGAGACTCAGAGGAGGCAGGACCTCAAGCATCTGAGGGAGGAGTCAGAGGAGGAGCTCCAGGCAGAGAGGAGGCGGCTACAAGAGAAGAAGGAGGAGCAGCTGACCTCCATCAgactacag CTCACAGATGTGCTGCAGGAAGTCCGGGAGGAAGTCGAGAGAGATCACAGGAGGAAACTAGAACAACTGAAGGAGGAACATCAACAGGAGCTACAGAACCTGAGAGAGACACTCCTGGAAcag gagagcAGGGAGCGGGAGCGTCTGCTGGATTCTCTTCAGAAGGAGAGAGACGCTGTGATCTCTAAACACACAACCCAACTACACAAACTACAGCACACACTGGACACACAGCTGCAGGAGACGCGCAGGACACACTCGCAGAAG gagtcaGAGCTACAGGAGTGGAAGGAGAAGCTGGAGAAACAAACCAAAGAACTTCACACTCAGGAGACTGAACTTCAGTCAAAG GCATCAGATCTGAGGAAGAGGAGACAGCAGCTgtgtgaggaagaggaggacctTCAGAGAGgactacag TCTCTCCCTCTGCTGCTGAAGGAGCGTGACCAGCTGTGTGAGGATCTGCGGAGAGAGAGACAGGAGCGAGAGCGACAGAGAGAGGAGAGCTGCAGGATGATGGAGGAGAGACAGCAGCTGGAGGATAGAGTCACACTGCTGCAGGACCCtcatcacctcacacacacacacacacacacacacacactgctgcaggAGCGATGTGAGCAGCTCACCTCCAGAGTCAG tgaactGGAGCAGAGCAGCAGAGCGGAGCGACATCAGCAGCAGGACGAGCAGAAGAAGagcaagagaaagacagagaacgGTCTGCGTTTGGAGGATCTGGAGACTCCACTGCTGCGGTCCGACGCCAGCGACACCAGCGTAgacga cgtgAGGCAGTACATGTGGAATGAGAGCGTGTCTCTCTCCAGGGCTCGTCAGTTTCTGGAGCGGCAGAGCGCTCACATGTTTGACAGACAGGCAGCGCTGCGGGCGGCTCACAACAGTCTGAAGGACCCCACGCCTGGGAGCTCAACACAACAGCAGCTCTACCACAAcctgcagcag gaggtgAGGGATCTGGCTGAGTTGAGGGAGACACTTCTGAAGGGTCAAACGCTCCTGAAAGAAAAAGAGGAGAAACTCAACCATCTCGAAACATCACTGACCGAAGAG gtgtcgTGCGATGATGCTGAGAGGTCAGCTGATCGTAAAGTGACGTTTGATGTGACCGAGTCAGAGATGAGCAGTGTGTACAGCCCAGAGGGAACAg TTCCAGTGAAGGTGCAGCAGCTGGCCGACTCTCTGCAGCTGATCTCAGGTCAGCTCAACTCTGTGTTAGGAGCTTTGGGTTCAGTGACACACAAACAGACTCCGCCCCCTCTTACAACACCCCTGTTGCCCCGCCCCTCCTGGGCGTGGCCTACAACCCCCTCCCCTTCACTGGCCAACGGACTCTCACACAGAGCCACAGACTCACTGCAGACGCGCTGGAGCGGCCTGAGCtcag AAACCAGCAGAGCGCACATGACCTACTCAGGATACACACCACCAAG tctgtCGAGTCTGCGTCCATCAGAGGTCGAGGGTCAGCGGCTGCAGGGTCTTATTGAAGGAAACAAACGCTGGCTAGAGGCTCAACGAAAGAACCGCAACAT TCCTCTGTTCCCGAGTCTCAGGAGCGCGTCCAGCGGCGGAGGGTTAGTTCAGCTCAGCCTCGATGACAACAACCAGATTAAAGTTCATCATTACTAA